Proteins co-encoded in one Ruegeria pomeroyi DSS-3 genomic window:
- a CDS encoding alpha/beta hydrolase family protein, with amino-acid sequence MLDMQASVVVEDFHFPSGSAQLSARLYLPAGTPQVAVVINGATGVPREYYQHFATWLAAERGIACLTYDYRDFGHSLRGPLAASTATMSDWALIDMPAAYAEMQRRYPDLPLWVIGHSVGGMLGPLQPGIEPIARMICVCSGLVHHSDHPWPYQALARLFWFGHAPLLVKTLGYLPGRRIGFGSDLPPGVYWEWRRWCTTPGAYLPEMGDRLPQADWSRSGAPVDMFAFEDDTTIPPNCVWRLADVYGETVRRHLLHPRAFGLREIGHLGAFARRNAALWPRLIAP; translated from the coding sequence ATGCTGGATATGCAAGCAAGCGTCGTGGTTGAGGATTTTCATTTTCCGTCAGGGTCGGCGCAGCTATCGGCGCGGCTCTATCTGCCTGCGGGCACGCCCCAGGTTGCAGTGGTGATCAACGGCGCCACCGGGGTGCCGCGCGAGTACTACCAGCATTTCGCCACCTGGCTGGCGGCCGAGCGCGGCATCGCCTGCCTGACCTATGATTACCGCGATTTCGGGCATTCGCTGAGGGGGCCGCTCGCGGCCTCGACCGCCACCATGTCCGACTGGGCACTGATCGACATGCCCGCCGCCTATGCCGAGATGCAGCGGCGGTATCCCGATCTGCCGCTTTGGGTGATCGGCCATTCGGTCGGTGGTATGCTTGGCCCGCTGCAACCGGGGATCGAGCCTATCGCCCGGATGATCTGCGTCTGTTCCGGGCTGGTGCATCATTCGGACCACCCCTGGCCCTATCAGGCGCTGGCGCGGCTGTTCTGGTTCGGTCACGCGCCGCTTTTGGTGAAAACCCTCGGTTATCTGCCGGGGCGGCGGATCGGTTTCGGGTCCGACCTGCCACCCGGCGTCTATTGGGAATGGCGGCGCTGGTGCACCACGCCCGGCGCCTATCTGCCCGAGATGGGCGACCGCCTGCCGCAAGCCGACTGGAGCCGTTCGGGTGCGCCGGTCGACATGTTCGCATTCGAGGATGACACGACCATCCCGCCCAATTGTGTCTGGCGCCTAGCCGATGTCTATGGCGAGACCGTGCGCAGGCATCTGCTGCACCCGCGCGCGTTTGGGTTGCGCGAGATCGGTCATCTGGGCGCTTTCGCCCGACGAAACGCCGCGCTGTGGCCCCGGTTGATCGCCCCTTGA
- a CDS encoding TetR/AcrR family transcriptional regulator: protein MTQRPLPTKDRLIRAAAQLFQRSGYHGVGLSELLAEAEAPKGSLYHHFPNGKSDLALASATWASDEMLRLIAASFEPADSFHAGMEVLCGKVAKLFDKSGQWDGCPISSTLFEGPDNAAFRAHAHHLFEGWITEGAHHASRFGLADPQKTAETMFILLQGGWMLARARQSSDVLRRLPEMLPGAD, encoded by the coding sequence ATGACCCAACGTCCGCTTCCGACCAAAGATCGCCTGATCCGCGCCGCCGCCCAGCTGTTCCAGCGCAGCGGGTATCACGGTGTTGGATTGTCCGAGTTGCTGGCCGAGGCCGAAGCGCCCAAGGGCTCGCTTTATCACCACTTTCCCAACGGGAAATCCGACCTGGCGCTGGCGTCGGCCACCTGGGCCTCGGACGAGATGCTGCGGCTGATCGCGGCCTCGTTCGAACCGGCTGACAGCTTTCATGCCGGGATGGAGGTGCTGTGCGGCAAGGTCGCTAAACTGTTCGACAAATCGGGCCAGTGGGATGGCTGCCCGATCTCGTCAACCCTGTTCGAAGGGCCGGACAACGCCGCATTCCGCGCCCATGCCCACCACCTGTTCGAAGGCTGGATCACCGAGGGCGCGCATCACGCCAGCCGCTTTGGGCTGGCCGATCCGCAAAAGACCGCCGAGACCATGTTCATCCTGCTGCAAGGCGGCTGGATGCTGGCCCGCGCCCGGCAATCCTCGGACGTGCTGCGCCGCCTGCCCGAGATGCTGCCGGGCGCGGATTAG
- a CDS encoding KPN_02809 family neutral zinc metallopeptidase, translating to MRLKGVRGSRNVEDRRGQRGGGGKGIGGRGLGIGGVLLLLVIGAFTGIDVTPFLTEQPQAPQSAPTELSEEERQAGEFVSRVLTTTEEVWTGVFRDQLGREYTPPTLVLFSQVTSSPCGGASGATGPFYCPADQKAYLDTDFFATLARRLQAGGDFAAAYVIAHEVAHHVQNQLGILGKVDQARRRSSQVEANALTVRLELQADCLSGVWARSVWGLMEQGDLEEALNAARMIGDDRLQRQAGRVPQPHTFTHGTSAQRAAWFERGFESGQVATCDTFNTNRL from the coding sequence ATGCGGTTGAAAGGCGTTCGCGGCAGCAGGAATGTCGAGGATCGGCGCGGACAACGCGGCGGTGGCGGCAAGGGTATCGGCGGGCGCGGCCTGGGCATCGGCGGGGTGCTGCTGCTGTTGGTGATCGGCGCCTTTACCGGCATCGACGTGACCCCGTTTCTGACAGAGCAGCCACAAGCGCCCCAGAGCGCCCCAACAGAGCTGTCCGAGGAAGAACGGCAGGCGGGCGAATTCGTCTCGCGCGTGCTGACCACAACCGAAGAGGTCTGGACCGGGGTGTTCCGCGACCAGCTGGGCCGCGAGTACACCCCGCCGACGCTGGTGCTGTTCTCGCAGGTGACATCCAGCCCCTGCGGCGGCGCCTCGGGTGCGACCGGGCCGTTCTATTGCCCGGCCGATCAGAAGGCCTATCTGGACACCGATTTCTTTGCCACCCTGGCGCGGCGATTGCAGGCGGGGGGCGATTTCGCCGCCGCCTATGTCATCGCCCATGAGGTGGCCCATCACGTGCAGAATCAGCTGGGTATTCTTGGCAAGGTGGATCAGGCCCGGCGGCGCTCCTCGCAGGTCGAGGCCAACGCCCTGACCGTGCGGCTGGAATTGCAGGCCGATTGCCTGTCCGGGGTCTGGGCGCGCTCGGTCTGGGGCCTGATGGAGCAGGGCGACCTGGAAGAGGCGCTGAACGCCGCCCGGATGATCGGCGACGACCGGCTGCAACGTCAGGCGGGCCGGGTTCCGCAGCCGCATACCTTTACCCACGGCACCTCGGCGCAGCGGGCGGCCTGGTTCGAACGCGGGTTCGAAAGCGGCCAAGTCGCAACCTGCGACACCTTCAATACCAACCGGCTCTAA
- a CDS encoding protein-tyrosine phosphatase family protein, protein MAQLVLYALKVGGGTLAICQLPGISGDYAGDVDLIGSWAPGLVISMTTEVEMLQHGARNFGADVQSRGCRWAHLPVEDFGTPGREAQAKWSAISASARHALRGGGRVLIHCKGGCGRSGMAALRLMIETGEAPKAALAHLRSVRSCAVETDAQMDWALAGRAIRE, encoded by the coding sequence ATGGCGCAGCTGGTGCTTTATGCGCTGAAAGTCGGCGGCGGCACGCTGGCGATCTGCCAGTTGCCGGGTATATCGGGCGATTATGCGGGCGATGTCGATCTGATCGGATCCTGGGCGCCGGGGCTGGTGATCTCGATGACGACCGAGGTCGAGATGCTGCAGCATGGCGCGCGCAACTTTGGCGCCGATGTACAAAGCCGGGGTTGCCGTTGGGCGCATCTGCCGGTCGAGGATTTCGGAACTCCGGGCCGCGAGGCGCAGGCGAAATGGAGCGCGATCAGCGCCTCGGCCCGCCATGCCCTGCGCGGCGGCGGGCGGGTGCTGATCCATTGCAAGGGCGGCTGTGGCCGGTCCGGCATGGCGGCGCTGCGCCTGATGATCGAGACAGGCGAAGCCCCCAAGGCGGCGTTGGCGCATCTGCGCTCGGTCCGCTCCTGCGCGGTCGAAACCGACGCCCAGATGGACTGGGCGTTGGCTGGCCGGGCGATCCGCGAGTGA
- a CDS encoding DNA polymerase III subunit gamma/tau — protein sequence MSDAPSTPYQVLARKYRPETFADLVGQDAMVRTLKNAFAADRIAQAFIMTGIRGTGKTTTARIIAKGMNCIGPDGNGGPTTEPCGKCEHCVAIMEGRHVDVMEMDAASRTGVNDIREIIDSVRYRAASARYKIYIIDEVHMLSTSAFNALLKTLEEPPAHVKFIFATTEIRKVPVTVLSRCQRFDLRRIEPEDMIALMRRIADAEGAQIAEDALALIVRAAEGSARDATSLLDQAISHGAGETSAEQVRAMLGLADRGRVLDLMDMILRGDAGAALTELGAQYAEGADPMAVLRDLAEITHWVSVVKITPDAAEDPTVSPDERARGQQMADALAMRVLTRMWQMLLKALEEVAAAPNAMMAAEMAVIRLTHVADLPSPEELIKRLQDAPPPPNPGGGPRVGQGASAPAQNGVSASYAPAPRGGGGGPVAALAQDPQTALARFPTFEHLVELIRANRDGKLLADIEMDLRLVSYQPGRIEFQPTERAPTDLAQRLGSALQRWTGNRWAVSVVAQGGGKTIDEIRNAEKYALEEKAREHPLVQAVLAQFPKARITHIETPEQRAAKVVTEALPEVEDEWDPFEDG from the coding sequence ATGTCCGACGCGCCCTCGACCCCCTATCAGGTGCTGGCCCGCAAGTACCGGCCCGAGACCTTTGCCGATCTGGTGGGGCAGGACGCGATGGTGCGGACGCTGAAAAACGCCTTTGCCGCCGACCGGATCGCGCAGGCGTTCATCATGACCGGCATCCGGGGCACCGGCAAGACGACCACGGCGCGGATCATCGCCAAGGGGATGAACTGTATCGGTCCCGATGGGAATGGCGGCCCCACCACCGAGCCTTGCGGCAAATGCGAGCATTGCGTGGCCATCATGGAAGGCCGCCATGTGGACGTGATGGAGATGGACGCCGCCAGCCGCACCGGCGTGAACGACATCCGCGAGATCATCGACAGCGTCCGCTATCGTGCCGCCAGCGCGCGCTACAAGATCTATATCATCGACGAGGTTCACATGCTGTCGACCAGCGCGTTCAACGCGCTGCTCAAGACGCTGGAGGAGCCGCCGGCGCATGTGAAGTTCATCTTTGCGACCACCGAGATCCGCAAGGTGCCGGTGACGGTGCTGAGCCGCTGCCAGCGGTTCGACCTGCGCCGGATCGAGCCCGAGGACATGATCGCGCTGATGCGCCGGATCGCCGATGCCGAAGGCGCGCAGATCGCCGAGGACGCGCTGGCGCTGATCGTGCGCGCGGCGGAAGGGTCGGCGCGGGATGCGACCTCTCTGCTGGATCAGGCGATCAGCCATGGTGCGGGCGAGACCAGCGCCGAGCAGGTGCGCGCGATGCTGGGGCTGGCCGACCGGGGCCGGGTGCTGGACCTGATGGACATGATCCTGCGCGGCGATGCGGGCGCGGCCCTGACCGAGCTTGGCGCGCAATATGCCGAGGGTGCGGACCCGATGGCGGTGCTGCGCGATCTGGCCGAGATCACCCATTGGGTGTCGGTGGTCAAGATCACCCCCGATGCCGCCGAGGATCCGACCGTGTCGCCGGACGAGCGCGCGCGCGGCCAGCAGATGGCGGATGCGCTCGCGATGCGGGTGCTGACCCGGATGTGGCAGATGCTGCTCAAGGCGCTGGAAGAGGTGGCCGCCGCCCCCAACGCGATGATGGCCGCCGAGATGGCAGTGATCCGGCTGACCCATGTGGCCGATCTGCCCAGCCCCGAAGAGCTGATCAAGCGGTTGCAGGATGCGCCGCCGCCGCCGAACCCCGGCGGAGGGCCGCGTGTTGGTCAGGGCGCGAGTGCCCCGGCCCAGAACGGCGTCAGCGCCAGCTATGCGCCCGCCCCGCGCGGCGGTGGCGGCGGGCCGGTTGCGGCGCTGGCGCAGGATCCGCAAACGGCGCTGGCGCGCTTTCCCACCTTCGAGCATTTGGTCGAGCTGATCCGCGCCAATCGCGACGGCAAACTGTTGGCCGATATCGAGATGGACCTGCGGCTGGTCAGCTATCAGCCGGGCCGGATCGAATTTCAGCCCACCGAACGCGCGCCCACCGATCTGGCGCAGCGGCTGGGCAGTGCGCTGCAACGCTGGACCGGCAATCGATGGGCGGTCAGCGTGGTGGCGCAGGGCGGCGGCAAGACCATCGACGAGATCCGCAACGCCGAGAAATACGCGCTGGAGGAAAAGGCGCGTGAACACCCGCTGGTACAGGCGGTACTGGCGCAGTTTCCCAAGGCGCGGATCACCCATATCGAGACCCCGGAACAACGCGCCGCCAAGGTGGTGACCGAGGCGCTGCCCGAGGTCGAGGACGAATGGGATCCGTTCGAGGACGGCTGA
- a CDS encoding GNAT family N-acetyltransferase — MTPVAPYRIAPDSPQIGAILALIRDSFAFMDGRIDPPSSMHRLTEQAVAAQAAAGEVWALGAPPVAVVFLTVKPGRLYLGKLAVDASMRGQGLARRLVAQAETRARILGLPVVELETRVELVENHATFARLGFAKTGETAHPGYDRPTSITMQKRLF, encoded by the coding sequence ATGACGCCCGTCGCGCCCTATCGGATCGCTCCGGACAGCCCGCAGATCGGGGCGATCCTGGCCCTGATCCGTGACAGTTTCGCCTTTATGGATGGCCGGATCGACCCGCCCTCTTCGATGCACCGGCTGACCGAACAGGCCGTTGCCGCGCAGGCCGCTGCCGGTGAGGTCTGGGCGCTGGGCGCGCCGCCGGTGGCGGTGGTGTTCCTGACGGTCAAGCCGGGGCGGCTCTATCTCGGCAAGCTGGCGGTGGATGCATCCATGCGCGGTCAGGGTCTGGCGCGCCGGCTGGTGGCACAGGCCGAGACCCGCGCCCGGATACTGGGCCTGCCGGTTGTCGAGCTGGAAACGCGGGTGGAACTGGTGGAGAACCACGCCACCTTCGCCCGGCTGGGATTCGCAAAGACCGGCGAAACCGCGCATCCCGGTTACGATCGGCCCACCTCGATCACCATGCAAAAGAGACTTTTCTGA
- a CDS encoding NAD(P)/FAD-dependent oxidoreductase has translation MAMADVTIRGAGIFGLSIAWACVLRGARVQVVDPFGPGAGSSGGLVGALAPHVPENWNAKKAFQFDSLIMAEGFWAGVEAAGGVSPGYGRTGRIQPLADERAVDLADERAENARTLWQGQAEWRVCPVDEMGSWCPPSPTGLVVHDTLSARMHPRRACAALVGALAVRGVEVLAEAPDRGQVIHATGIAGLEELNRARGRLVGTGVKGQAALLRFDAGRQAPQLFADTVHIVPHADGTLAIGSTSERDYDDPTSTDAALDTVLDRAMQAVPLLHGAEVIERWAGVRPRSRSRAPMLGAHPLYPDQFIANGGFKIGFGMAPKVAHVMAELVLEGQDNIPQDFRPEASL, from the coding sequence ATGGCAATGGCCGATGTGACGATACGCGGCGCGGGGATTTTCGGCCTTTCCATCGCATGGGCCTGCGTGTTGCGCGGGGCGCGGGTGCAGGTGGTCGATCCGTTCGGGCCTGGGGCCGGGTCCTCGGGCGGCTTGGTTGGCGCGCTGGCCCCGCATGTGCCGGAAAACTGGAACGCCAAGAAGGCCTTCCAGTTCGATAGCCTGATCATGGCCGAAGGGTTCTGGGCAGGGGTCGAGGCGGCGGGTGGCGTGTCGCCCGGATATGGCCGCACCGGTCGCATCCAGCCACTGGCGGATGAGCGCGCCGTGGATCTGGCGGATGAGCGGGCGGAAAACGCCCGCACCCTGTGGCAGGGGCAGGCTGAATGGCGGGTCTGCCCGGTTGATGAGATGGGCAGCTGGTGCCCGCCCTCACCCACCGGGTTGGTGGTGCATGATACGCTCAGCGCCCGGATGCATCCGCGCCGCGCCTGTGCTGCGCTGGTGGGTGCGCTGGCCGTTCGCGGGGTCGAGGTATTGGCCGAGGCGCCCGACCGGGGGCAGGTGATCCACGCCACCGGCATCGCCGGGCTGGAAGAGCTGAACCGGGCGCGGGGGCGCCTCGTGGGCACCGGGGTCAAGGGACAGGCGGCGCTGTTGCGCTTCGATGCCGGGCGGCAGGCGCCGCAGCTTTTTGCCGATACGGTGCATATCGTGCCCCATGCGGACGGGACGCTGGCAATCGGCTCCACCTCGGAACGCGACTATGACGACCCGACCAGTACCGACGCGGCGCTGGACACGGTTCTTGACCGCGCAATGCAGGCGGTGCCGCTCTTGCACGGCGCCGAGGTGATCGAACGTTGGGCGGGCGTGCGCCCGCGCTCGCGCTCGCGCGCACCGATGCTGGGGGCGCATCCGCTTTATCCCGACCAGTTCATCGCCAATGGCGGCTTCAAGATTGGCTTCGGCATGGCGCCCAAGGTGGCCCATGTGATGGCCGAACTGGTGCTGGAGGGGCAGGATAACATCCCCCAAGACTTCCGTCCGGAGGCCTCGCTATGA
- the mnmD gene encoding tRNA (5-methylaminomethyl-2-thiouridine)(34)-methyltransferase MnmD — MVDQQAKLSWTEDRIPVSDRFDDPYFSLENGLAETRHVFLAGNGLPGRFTPGFHIAELGFGTGLNMLTAWAAWEGAGIETPLRFTSFEAYPMAPADMARALAAFPELGPWAERFLSAWAGTPCDLGTLQLDVVQGDARQTLPEWTGRADAWFLDGFSPAKNPELWQEDLLAHVANRTAPGGTVATYTAAGFVRRGLEAAGFTVTRLPGYGRKRHMTQGVLR, encoded by the coding sequence ATGGTTGACCAGCAAGCGAAACTCAGCTGGACCGAGGACCGGATACCGGTCTCGGATCGGTTCGACGACCCCTATTTCTCGCTCGAAAACGGGCTGGCGGAAACGCGGCATGTGTTTCTGGCCGGCAACGGCCTGCCCGGGCGGTTCACGCCGGGGTTCCATATCGCCGAGCTGGGCTTTGGCACCGGGCTCAACATGCTGACCGCTTGGGCCGCATGGGAAGGGGCGGGGATAGAAACCCCGCTGCGTTTCACCAGTTTCGAGGCTTATCCGATGGCGCCGGCCGACATGGCCCGGGCGCTGGCGGCCTTTCCCGAGCTTGGCCCCTGGGCCGAGCGGTTCCTGTCGGCATGGGCCGGAACGCCCTGCGATCTGGGCACTTTGCAACTGGACGTGGTGCAGGGCGATGCGCGCCAGACCCTGCCGGAATGGACGGGCCGGGCCGATGCCTGGTTCCTCGACGGCTTTTCGCCCGCCAAGAATCCCGAGCTTTGGCAGGAGGATTTGCTGGCCCATGTCGCAAACCGGACAGCACCGGGCGGCACGGTTGCCACATACACGGCGGCAGGCTTTGTGCGGCGCGGGCTGGAGGCGGCAGGCTTCACCGTGACGCGCCTGCCGGGATACGGCCGCAAACGGCATATGACACAAGGGGTTCTGCGATGA
- a CDS encoding DMT family transporter, whose product MTQGTARAQQNNIPVGIALMLAATVVFALQDGISRHLASSYNTYMVVMIRYWFFAAFVIALAARSRGGLRAATRTAQPGLQIFRGLLLASEICVAVFAFTVLGLIESMAVFICYPLLVAALSGPVLGEKVGWRRWAAIGVGLVGVLIILQPGMGVFNPWAVVPLISALMFALYGLLTRYAARQDSTATSFFWTGVTGAVAMTAVGLWFWEPMSAPDWRWMALLCVSGALGHWLLIKCYEMAEASAVQPFAYFHLMWTAILGITVFGETLRSAVIIGAALIVAAGLFTLWRERAQSRSR is encoded by the coding sequence ATGACGCAAGGCACGGCACGGGCGCAGCAGAACAACATCCCCGTCGGCATCGCGCTGATGCTGGCCGCCACGGTCGTGTTCGCACTTCAGGACGGTATCTCGCGCCATCTCGCGTCAAGCTACAACACCTACATGGTGGTGATGATCCGCTATTGGTTCTTTGCCGCTTTCGTGATCGCGCTGGCGGCCCGGTCCCGTGGCGGATTGCGCGCCGCTACCCGCACTGCGCAGCCGGGCCTGCAAATCTTTCGCGGGTTGCTGCTGGCGAGCGAGATCTGTGTGGCAGTGTTTGCCTTTACCGTTCTGGGCCTGATCGAGAGCATGGCGGTGTTCATCTGCTACCCGCTTCTGGTGGCGGCCCTGTCCGGCCCGGTCTTGGGAGAAAAGGTCGGCTGGCGGCGCTGGGCCGCGATCGGTGTCGGGCTGGTCGGCGTGCTGATCATCCTTCAGCCGGGCATGGGCGTGTTCAACCCCTGGGCGGTGGTGCCGCTGATCTCGGCCCTGATGTTCGCGCTTTACGGCCTGCTGACCCGCTATGCCGCCCGGCAGGACAGCACCGCCACCAGCTTTTTCTGGACTGGCGTCACCGGCGCAGTGGCGATGACCGCCGTGGGCCTGTGGTTCTGGGAGCCGATGAGTGCCCCCGACTGGCGCTGGATGGCGCTGCTCTGTGTCAGCGGCGCCCTGGGGCATTGGCTGCTGATCAAATGCTACGAGATGGCCGAGGCGAGCGCGGTGCAGCCCTTTGCCTATTTCCACCTGATGTGGACCGCGATCCTGGGCATCACGGTGTTTGGCGAGACCTTGCGCAGCGCCGTCATCATCGGTGCGGCGCTGATCGTGGCCGCCGGTCTATTCACCCTGTGGCGCGAACGCGCGCAAAGTCGATCCCGCTAG
- a CDS encoding lytic transglycosylase domain-containing protein encodes MSRVLIASLAAIFWCFAAIGPVWADAAANLRAALREMRAENWTEALRVAGARGSVSRDIIVWHWLRKSYGTDGDALVFLNRRGDWPGLDYLRRQSEPQFTLSPPERVLEFYSGAPPQTAEGVLNYAVALLATGQRGDAEAELVKAWRTLPMGAGLQRDYVENYGKLLAPHHVARLDRMLWEGYTISAKQMLSLVDEGQRKLAQARIGLQDRVPGIDALIAAVPVALAQSPGLAHDRFVWRDRKELDDSAIDLMLERSTSADALGEPDKWGQARARLTRLTMRQDRNDRAYQMAARHFMTPGMGYAYADLEWLAGYLALAKLDDPAAAVAHFQRFDAAVNSPISKGRAGYWLGRAYAALGDADKAHAAYAMGAEHQTSFYGLLAAERIGRPFDPTLANPPATPPWREAAFMSSSVLEAGLLLLRAGELDLAERFLTHLAESLDPVQATQLAEMALEMQEPHLSVMIAKRKAQEGVVLTGAYYPLHPVGRLNLPMAPEMTLAIARRESEFDPVVISGAGARGLMQVMPATARLVADALGILGGHSTDSLTADWEYNAKLGANYLAELAGEFDGNVVMMAAGYNAGPNRPISWMERFGDPRSGTPDIVDWIEHIPFEETRNYIMRVTESLPVYRARLGKEPLPLPFSAELAGSTLRAFAPQGE; translated from the coding sequence ATGTCCCGCGTTCTGATCGCCAGTCTGGCCGCGATTTTCTGGTGTTTTGCGGCAATCGGCCCGGTCTGGGCCGATGCTGCGGCGAATCTGCGCGCTGCCCTGCGCGAGATGCGGGCCGAAAACTGGACCGAGGCGCTCAGGGTCGCGGGCGCGCGGGGATCGGTGTCGCGCGACATCATCGTCTGGCACTGGCTGCGCAAGAGTTATGGAACCGATGGCGATGCGCTGGTGTTCCTGAACCGCCGCGGCGATTGGCCGGGACTTGACTATCTGCGCCGCCAATCCGAGCCGCAATTCACCCTTTCCCCACCGGAACGGGTGCTGGAGTTCTATTCCGGCGCGCCGCCGCAGACCGCCGAGGGCGTGTTGAACTACGCCGTGGCCCTGCTGGCCACCGGACAGCGCGGCGATGCCGAGGCCGAACTGGTCAAGGCCTGGCGCACCCTGCCGATGGGCGCCGGGCTGCAACGGGATTACGTCGAGAACTATGGCAAGCTGCTGGCGCCGCATCATGTCGCGCGGCTCGACCGGATGCTGTGGGAGGGCTACACGATCAGCGCCAAGCAGATGCTGTCGCTGGTGGACGAGGGCCAGCGCAAGCTGGCGCAGGCGCGAATCGGGTTGCAGGACCGCGTGCCCGGTATCGATGCCCTGATCGCCGCTGTGCCCGTGGCCTTGGCCCAGTCGCCGGGGCTGGCCCATGACCGCTTTGTCTGGCGTGATCGAAAGGAGCTGGATGACAGCGCCATCGACCTGATGCTGGAACGCTCGACCAGCGCCGATGCGCTGGGCGAGCCGGACAAATGGGGCCAGGCGCGCGCGCGTCTGACGCGGCTGACGATGCGGCAGGACCGCAATGATCGCGCCTATCAGATGGCCGCGCGTCACTTCATGACGCCGGGTATGGGCTATGCCTATGCCGATCTGGAATGGCTGGCGGGGTATCTGGCCCTGGCCAAGCTGGATGACCCAGCTGCGGCCGTCGCCCATTTCCAGCGCTTTGATGCGGCGGTGAACTCGCCGATCTCCAAGGGGCGGGCGGGCTATTGGCTGGGCCGCGCCTATGCGGCGCTGGGCGATGCGGACAAGGCCCATGCCGCCTATGCCATGGGGGCAGAGCATCAGACCTCGTTCTATGGCCTGCTTGCGGCAGAGCGGATCGGACGCCCCTTTGACCCGACGCTGGCCAACCCACCCGCAACACCCCCCTGGCGGGAGGCGGCGTTCATGTCCTCCAGCGTGCTTGAGGCCGGGTTGCTGTTGCTGCGCGCCGGAGAGTTGGACCTGGCCGAGCGGTTCCTGACCCATCTGGCCGAGAGCCTTGACCCGGTGCAAGCGACGCAACTTGCCGAGATGGCGCTGGAGATGCAGGAGCCGCATCTGTCGGTGATGATCGCCAAGCGCAAGGCGCAGGAGGGGGTGGTGCTGACCGGCGCCTATTACCCGCTGCACCCGGTCGGGCGGCTGAACCTGCCGATGGCGCCCGAGATGACGCTGGCCATCGCGCGCCGCGAAAGCGAGTTCGACCCGGTGGTGATTTCGGGCGCAGGCGCGCGCGGCCTGATGCAGGTGATGCCCGCCACGGCGCGGCTGGTGGCCGACGCGCTGGGCATTCTGGGCGGGCATTCCACCGACAGCCTGACCGCGGATTGGGAATATAACGCCAAGCTTGGCGCCAACTACCTGGCCGAACTGGCCGGAGAGTTCGACGGCAATGTGGTGATGATGGCGGCGGGCTATAATGCCGGCCCCAATCGCCCGATCAGCTGGATGGAGCGGTTCGGCGACCCGCGCAGCGGCACGCCCGATATCGTCGACTGGATCGAACATATCCCGTTCGAGGAGACCCGCAATTACATCATGCGGGTGACCGAGAGCCTGCCGGTCTATCGCGCGCGCCTTGGCAAGGAGCCGCTGCCGCTGCCCTTTTCAGCCGAGCTAGCGGGATCGACTTTGCGCGCGTTCGCGCCACAGGGTGAATAG
- the dapA gene encoding 4-hydroxy-tetrahydrodipicolinate synthase — MFKGSMPALVTPFRNGELDLEALKRLVEWQIGEGSTGLVPVGTTGESPTLSHEEHETVVAEVVKAAAGRVPVIAGAGSNNTTEAIRFVQFAQRIGADAALVVTPYYNRPTQRGLIAHFTALHDCAEIPIVIYNIPGRSVVDMTPATMGALAKLPRIVGVKDATGDLARVSQQRASCGADFIQLSGEDATALGFNAHGGVGCISVTANVAPRLCAEFQQATLAGDYAKALDYQDRLMPLHEAIFIEPGLVGAKYALSKLGLCSEEVRSPLTGLEDSTKAAIDAAMKHAGLL; from the coding sequence ATGTTCAAAGGCTCGATGCCTGCCCTCGTCACCCCGTTCCGCAACGGCGAGCTGGACCTGGAGGCGCTCAAACGTCTTGTCGAATGGCAGATCGGCGAAGGCTCGACCGGTCTGGTGCCCGTCGGCACCACCGGCGAAAGCCCCACGCTGAGCCACGAGGAACACGAAACCGTGGTGGCCGAGGTGGTCAAGGCCGCCGCCGGACGTGTACCGGTGATCGCGGGCGCGGGGTCGAACAATACCACCGAGGCGATCCGCTTCGTGCAATTCGCCCAGCGGATCGGCGCCGATGCGGCACTGGTGGTGACGCCCTATTACAACAGGCCGACCCAGCGCGGGCTGATCGCCCATTTCACCGCGCTGCATGACTGCGCCGAGATCCCGATCGTGATCTATAACATCCCGGGCCGCTCGGTTGTCGACATGACGCCCGCCACCATGGGCGCGCTGGCGAAACTGCCGCGTATCGTGGGCGTCAAGGATGCCACAGGCGATCTGGCCCGGGTCAGCCAGCAGCGCGCCAGCTGCGGCGCCGATTTCATCCAGCTCTCGGGCGAGGATGCCACCGCGCTTGGCTTCAACGCCCATGGCGGGGTCGGCTGCATCTCGGTCACCGCCAACGTTGCACCGCGCCTGTGCGCCGAGTTCCAGCAGGCAACACTGGCGGGCGATTATGCCAAGGCGCTGGACTATCAGGATCGCCTGATGCCGCTGCACGAGGCGATCTTTATCGAGCCGGGCCTGGTCGGCGCCAAATACGCCCTGTCGAAACTTGGCCTGTGCAGCGAAGAGGTCCGCTCGCCCCTGACCGGTCTCGAAGACAGCACCAAGGCTGCCATCGACGCGGCGATGAAACACGCCGGGCTGTTGTAA